Proteins from one Chroococcidiopsis sp. CCMEE 29 genomic window:
- the argF gene encoding ornithine carbamoyltransferase produces the protein MAVLKGRDLLSLADLSANEVQELLQLAAQLKSEQVNLRCNKVLGLLFYKASTRTRVSFSVAMYQLGGQVIDLNTSTTQVSRGEPVEDTARVLDRYLDILAIRTFEQQQLETFAHYAKIPVINALTDLEHPCQILADLLTVQERFGKLAGLTLTYLGDGNNVAHSLLLGCALVGMNVKIATPPGFEPNAEIVEKSRAIALPQTEIIVTHDPETAAKGAAVLYTDVWASMGQESESDSRIPVFQPYQVNEHLLSIADPEAIILHCLPAHRGEEITNEVIEGSQSRVWDQAENRMHAQKALLASLLGVG, from the coding sequence ATGGCAGTGTTGAAGGGACGAGATTTATTAAGTCTGGCAGATTTAAGTGCGAATGAAGTTCAAGAACTCCTGCAATTGGCAGCGCAGTTGAAATCTGAACAGGTGAACTTGCGGTGTAATAAAGTTTTAGGTCTTTTATTTTATAAAGCTTCCACTCGCACGCGGGTTAGTTTTTCTGTGGCGATGTATCAGCTGGGTGGGCAAGTAATCGATCTCAATACCAGTACCACTCAAGTGAGTCGCGGCGAACCCGTTGAGGACACAGCGCGGGTTTTAGATCGATATCTAGATATTTTGGCGATTCGAACATTTGAGCAGCAACAATTAGAAACCTTTGCCCACTATGCCAAGATTCCTGTGATTAATGCTTTGACTGATTTAGAGCATCCCTGTCAAATTTTGGCAGATTTACTGACAGTTCAAGAACGCTTTGGCAAACTCGCTGGCTTAACTTTAACCTATTTAGGCGACGGTAATAATGTCGCTCACTCGCTGCTATTAGGATGTGCGTTGGTAGGAATGAATGTTAAGATTGCCACTCCCCCAGGGTTTGAGCCTAATGCTGAGATTGTAGAGAAATCTAGGGCGATCGCACTTCCCCAAACAGAAATTATAGTAACTCATGACCCTGAAACCGCCGCAAAAGGAGCTGCTGTACTTTACACTGATGTCTGGGCAAGTATGGGTCAAGAGTCAGAATCTGATTCCCGAATTCCGGTATTTCAGCCTTATCAAGTGAATGAGCATCTGTTGAGTATTGCTGACCCAGAAGCAATTATTTTACATTGCTTACCAGCCCATCGGGGCGAAGAAATTACTAATGAAGTGATAGAAGGTTCCCAGTCACGAGTTTGGGATCAAGCAGAAAACCGCATGCATGCTCAAAAGGCTTTACTTGCAAGTTTGTTAGGAGTAGGGTGA
- a CDS encoding AAA family ATPase, which yields MELFSSDRQSTANSSPLADRMRPRTLDEFVGQDHAIAPGRLLRRAIEADQLSSVIFAGPPGTGKTTLARIIANTTRAHFITINAVLAGIKEIRAAIETAQDRAAKHKQRTILFVDEVHRFNKSQQDALLPWVENGTVILIGATTENPYFEVNKALVSRSRIFQLKPLGDRDLYRIAEQALSDPERGYGKLKVQVEPDALAHLVNVANGDARSLLNALELAVETTSPDRRGVVHITLAVAEESIQQRAVLYDKEGDAHFDTISAFIKSVRGSDPDAALYWLARMVYAGEDPRFILRRLSILASEDVGLADPNAVVVVNACAQAFDRVGMPEGRYHLAQATLYLATAPKSNSLMGFFDALAAVEKEREADVPSHLKDSNRDRQGFGHGAGYLYPHAYREHWVAQQYLPAFLQGQVFYQPSAQGFEGKIQAAVMRRREAQLAAMVSDSQIAPVEILTFSPSARQSQRWLQRTLSQVGEQLASICDRVFELAQPQRHHVILDVNASGGLLVWEALRHAPEGGVYAVVRNEQQAKAIQEQAEKLPHLMRPVTVAATLVELPNKLASIAPNVFFDSIVGRNALANELDKAAVVQQLLQLLQPSGVLVLAETVTRHTQRLYRLFDAARLDAKLYERLAAAEEEIYANPADPMVNWDVEDLRLALKAVGVTVKITLEHYPTQLYVSSDLLNRWFSANAALTKRPAYVEYLSRYLSAPEISLVRAEFERSLLNRTVGWSSTVAFVKAIPC from the coding sequence ATGGAATTATTCAGCAGCGATCGCCAATCAACAGCAAACTCCTCACCGTTAGCAGATCGAATGCGTCCGCGCACTCTCGATGAGTTCGTCGGACAAGACCACGCGATCGCGCCTGGTCGTCTCCTGCGCCGCGCCATCGAAGCCGACCAATTATCTTCTGTCATTTTTGCCGGACCGCCTGGAACCGGAAAAACTACTCTGGCAAGAATTATCGCCAATACTACTCGCGCTCACTTCATTACGATTAATGCCGTACTTGCTGGAATTAAAGAAATTCGGGCAGCGATAGAAACTGCCCAAGATCGAGCTGCCAAACACAAACAGCGCACCATCCTTTTTGTCGATGAAGTTCACCGCTTTAACAAGTCGCAACAGGATGCACTGCTGCCGTGGGTAGAAAATGGCACTGTTATCCTGATTGGCGCAACGACTGAAAATCCTTACTTTGAAGTCAATAAAGCGCTCGTCAGTCGTTCGCGAATTTTCCAACTCAAACCCTTGGGCGATCGCGACTTGTACCGCATTGCCGAACAAGCACTCTCCGACCCAGAGCGTGGCTATGGCAAACTCAAAGTCCAGGTGGAGCCGGATGCTCTAGCTCACTTAGTCAATGTTGCTAATGGTGATGCCCGTTCTCTGCTCAATGCATTAGAACTAGCAGTAGAAACTACATCCCCAGATCGTCGGGGAGTCGTTCACATCACCCTAGCCGTTGCGGAAGAGTCGATTCAGCAGCGTGCCGTACTCTACGATAAAGAGGGAGATGCCCACTTCGATACAATTAGCGCTTTCATCAAGAGCGTGCGCGGCTCCGACCCAGATGCAGCATTATATTGGCTAGCACGCATGGTTTATGCGGGGGAAGACCCGCGTTTCATCTTACGTCGATTGTCGATCCTGGCGAGCGAGGATGTAGGACTAGCTGACCCGAATGCAGTTGTTGTCGTTAATGCTTGCGCCCAAGCCTTTGATCGCGTGGGGATGCCAGAGGGACGCTACCATTTAGCCCAGGCGACGCTCTACTTAGCAACTGCACCAAAATCCAACAGCTTGATGGGCTTTTTCGATGCTTTGGCAGCAGTGGAAAAGGAAAGGGAAGCTGATGTACCAAGTCACCTCAAAGATAGTAATCGAGATCGGCAGGGATTCGGACATGGTGCGGGCTACCTTTACCCTCATGCTTATCGCGAACATTGGGTAGCGCAGCAGTATTTACCAGCATTCTTGCAAGGACAGGTATTTTACCAACCGTCAGCCCAAGGCTTTGAAGGCAAAATTCAAGCAGCAGTGATGCGGCGACGGGAAGCTCAACTGGCAGCAATGGTGTCAGATTCCCAGATAGCACCAGTCGAAATCCTCACCTTTAGTCCCAGCGCTCGCCAATCCCAAAGGTGGTTGCAACGCACGTTGAGCCAAGTAGGCGAGCAACTCGCGAGCATATGCGATCGCGTGTTTGAGTTAGCCCAGCCCCAACGTCACCATGTCATCCTGGATGTGAATGCCAGCGGCGGTCTACTCGTTTGGGAAGCACTGCGTCACGCGCCAGAAGGAGGGGTGTATGCTGTCGTCCGTAACGAGCAACAAGCGAAAGCAATCCAAGAACAGGCAGAGAAGTTGCCCCACTTAATGCGTCCCGTCACTGTAGCTGCAACGCTCGTTGAGTTACCGAATAAATTAGCATCTATTGCTCCTAACGTATTCTTTGACTCAATTGTCGGACGCAACGCTTTGGCTAACGAACTTGACAAGGCAGCAGTAGTGCAACAGCTACTCCAATTGCTGCAACCGTCGGGAGTGTTGGTGTTGGCAGAAACAGTGACTCGCCATACACAACGGTTGTATCGCTTGTTCGATGCTGCTAGGTTAGATGCCAAGCTGTACGAGCGTTTAGCAGCGGCAGAAGAGGAAATCTACGCTAATCCCGCCGATCCGATGGTGAATTGGGATGTGGAAGATTTACGCTTGGCACTGAAGGCAGTAGGGGTAACAGTCAAAATAACCCTCGAACATTATCCGACTCAACTTTACGTGTCGTCAGACCTATTAAACCGCTGGTTTAGTGCTAATGCTGCTCTTACAAAGCGACCTGCGTATGTCGAGTATCTATCGCGCTACTTGTCAGCGCCAGAAATTAGCCTTGTTCGTGCCGAGTTTGAACGTTCCCTCTTAAATCGAACTGTCGGTTGGTCGAGTACAGTTGCTTTTGTCAAGGCGATCCCATGTTGA
- a CDS encoding DNA phosphorothioation system restriction enzyme produces the protein MYLTQSLVKRQSGLKSRFQSQLKLLVAGESKGSYQPNSLPKTLPLPGCPRIPPLIQLRQYQQQAVASWFANRGRGTLKMATGSGKTITALAIASELYQKIGLQVLLVVCPYRHLVTQWARECEKFGLVPILAFENVHNWQSQLSSGLYNVHSGNQPFLTLITTNSTLMGEGFQSQLKYFPDKTLIVGDEAHNLGAPRLEQSLPRAIGLRLGLSATPERYFDREGTQFIFDYFGSVLQPELTLADAIRQGALVHYLYYPILVDLTESEAYAYARLTTRIGWALASKEDGADSDALTPLLMQRARLIGAAANKVEALRQLMVKRLDTDRTLFYCGDGSVEGIVSAESTRQLTAVVRMLGAELGYRVNTYTADTPLVQRENLRRQFETGELQGLVAIRCLDEGVDIPAIETAVILASSSNPRQFVQRRGRILRPYPGKERATLYDMIVLPPELDRQTWEVERNLLRKELKRFVEFADLADNAGEARIKLLNLQKRYGLLDI, from the coding sequence ATGTATTTAACGCAGAGTCTAGTAAAGCGGCAATCAGGATTAAAATCAAGATTTCAGAGCCAACTGAAATTACTAGTTGCTGGCGAAAGTAAAGGCAGTTATCAGCCTAATTCATTACCTAAGACTCTGCCACTACCGGGATGTCCCAGAATACCACCGCTTATCCAATTGCGGCAGTATCAGCAACAAGCAGTCGCTAGCTGGTTTGCCAATCGTGGTAGAGGTACGCTGAAAATGGCTACTGGTAGTGGCAAGACGATTACAGCACTGGCGATCGCCAGTGAACTCTATCAAAAAATCGGCTTGCAAGTCTTGCTGGTAGTCTGCCCTTATCGGCATCTCGTTACTCAATGGGCGCGAGAATGCGAGAAATTTGGACTAGTGCCAATCCTGGCGTTTGAGAATGTACACAACTGGCAAAGTCAATTATCATCCGGGCTGTACAACGTGCATTCTGGCAATCAGCCCTTTCTTACACTCATCACCACAAACTCTACCCTGATGGGAGAAGGCTTCCAATCTCAGTTGAAGTACTTCCCTGATAAAACCTTAATTGTGGGAGACGAGGCACATAACTTAGGCGCACCACGCTTGGAACAAAGTTTACCTCGGGCAATTGGGCTGCGTCTCGGCTTATCTGCAACGCCAGAACGATATTTTGATCGGGAAGGTACGCAATTTATCTTTGATTACTTTGGTTCCGTCTTGCAGCCAGAACTTACCCTAGCAGATGCTATTCGGCAGGGGGCGCTAGTTCACTACCTTTATTATCCGATTCTTGTGGACTTAACAGAGTCTGAAGCTTATGCCTACGCGCGGTTAACAACCAGGATTGGATGGGCACTTGCCTCTAAGGAAGATGGTGCTGATAGTGATGCTCTGACACCATTATTAATGCAGAGAGCCAGGTTAATCGGAGCAGCAGCCAACAAGGTAGAAGCTTTACGGCAGTTAATGGTAAAGCGTTTAGATACTGATCGCACCTTGTTTTATTGTGGTGATGGTTCTGTAGAAGGGATAGTGAGTGCAGAAAGCACCAGGCAGCTGACAGCTGTGGTGAGAATGCTGGGTGCAGAATTAGGTTATCGAGTTAACACCTATACCGCAGACACACCCTTAGTACAACGAGAAAACTTGCGACGACAATTTGAAACAGGCGAGTTGCAAGGTTTGGTAGCAATTCGGTGTTTAGATGAGGGGGTAGATATTCCCGCAATTGAGACTGCTGTGATTCTTGCCAGTAGCAGCAATCCGCGCCAGTTTGTGCAGCGTCGGGGGCGAATTTTGCGTCCCTATCCTGGTAAAGAACGCGCCACCTTATATGACATGATTGTCTTGCCTCCAGAATTAGACAGACAAACTTGGGAGGTAGAACGCAACTTACTACGAAAAGAGTTAAAGCGATTTGTAGAGTTTGCAGATTTAGCTGACAACGCTGGAGAAGCCAGAATCAAGTTACTGAATTTACAGAAAAGATATGGCTTGTTAGATATCTAA
- the lexA gene encoding transcriptional repressor LexA codes for MESLTEAQQQLYDWLAEYIQQHQHSPSIRQMMQAMQLKSPAPIQSRLEHLRTKGYIEWTEGKARTIRILQPPVRQGIPVLGAIAAGGLVEPFADAVEQLDFSSLFLPPKTFALRVVGDSMIEDLIAEGDVAIMRPVSEPDQLKNGTIVAARVDGYGTTLKRFYRRGDHVTLKPANPKYKPIEVAAMQVQVQGALIGVWRGYN; via the coding sequence ATGGAATCCCTCACCGAAGCTCAACAACAACTTTATGACTGGCTAGCAGAATATATTCAGCAGCACCAGCATTCGCCTTCAATTCGCCAAATGATGCAAGCGATGCAACTGAAGTCGCCAGCACCAATTCAAAGTCGATTAGAACATTTACGCACTAAAGGATATATTGAGTGGACAGAAGGCAAAGCACGAACGATTCGGATTTTACAACCACCAGTAAGGCAAGGTATCCCCGTTTTAGGCGCGATCGCTGCTGGTGGTTTAGTCGAACCGTTTGCTGATGCGGTGGAACAATTAGATTTTTCTAGTCTGTTTTTACCACCCAAAACTTTTGCCCTGCGAGTAGTGGGTGACAGCATGATCGAAGACTTGATTGCTGAGGGGGATGTGGCGATCATGCGTCCGGTGTCAGAACCAGATCAGCTGAAAAATGGGACGATTGTTGCTGCACGAGTAGATGGATACGGCACCACATTGAAGCGCTTTTATCGCCGAGGCGATCACGTCACACTCAAACCTGCAAATCCCAAGTACAAACCAATTGAAGTTGCTGCTATGCAAGTGCAGGTGCAAGGTGCACTCATTGGCGTGTGGCGGGGTTATAACTAG
- a CDS encoding AAA family ATPase encodes MKLTSIKLCNFRQFYGKTPEILLAWGNECNTTVIHGNNGAGKTGLLNAFTWVLYEKFSAAFASVEQLVNKRAIAEAQLGDAIECWVEVGWEHDGKRYLAKRMCRVYKNETDFDAGKSELYMQVAGDDGRWYLPPQQPDEIINQILPSSLHQYFFFDGERIEQIVRSDKKAEIAEATKMLLGVEVLNRSIRHLGEAKKTLENELKAIGGSETKQLLKKQEKINQESERIINRQSEINQELEYQQTLKKETSNRLRELSAAKVLQERQQELERLKKLNQDNLKQSKEALKRAISARGYTVFLSETTTQFRSIVNDLRQRGELTAGISREFVNELLIQQCCICGAELHEGSSTCESVRSWLDRAGSSAVEETAIRMSAQVDEIDKQAAAFWEEIDTEQTRVTQLRQVINQIETELDSIQERLRADPSEEIRNLQKRLDEIEAKIRELTLEQGANQQQIANLNAEIETLGKQIAKQKMNEEKQALAQRRIVATQDAIERLIEVRYRQERQFRLQLEKRVKEIFREISFTPYLPRISEKYELTLVENTAGLEAPVAASTGENQILSLSFIASIIDRVREWSERKMLMVPDSSTFPIVMDSPFGSLDEIYRRQIAKTIPKLANQLVVLVTKTQWRGEVAAEMADRIGREYVLTYYSSKPDCEQDAIELGGTRYPLVKQSPNEFEYTEIIEVERYS; translated from the coding sequence ATGAAGCTGACTTCCATCAAACTTTGCAACTTTCGTCAGTTTTATGGCAAGACACCAGAGATTTTGCTGGCGTGGGGAAACGAGTGTAACACTACAGTAATTCACGGCAATAACGGAGCGGGAAAAACCGGGTTGCTAAATGCCTTTACTTGGGTATTGTATGAGAAATTTAGTGCTGCTTTTGCTTCAGTTGAGCAGCTGGTAAATAAGCGAGCGATCGCCGAAGCTCAACTCGGAGATGCGATTGAATGCTGGGTAGAAGTTGGTTGGGAGCATGACGGTAAACGCTACCTTGCTAAGCGGATGTGCCGTGTCTATAAGAATGAAACTGACTTTGACGCTGGTAAGAGTGAATTGTATATGCAGGTAGCTGGGGATGATGGACGTTGGTATCTACCACCACAGCAACCGGATGAAATCATTAATCAAATTTTACCAAGTAGTTTACATCAATATTTCTTCTTTGATGGAGAGCGGATTGAGCAGATTGTCCGCTCTGATAAAAAAGCTGAAATTGCCGAAGCTACCAAAATGCTGCTGGGTGTGGAGGTGTTAAATCGTTCCATCAGACATCTGGGGGAAGCGAAGAAAACTCTGGAAAACGAGTTAAAAGCAATTGGTGGTTCGGAAACTAAACAGTTATTAAAAAAGCAGGAAAAAATTAATCAGGAGAGCGAGCGAATAATTAATCGTCAGAGTGAAATCAATCAAGAATTGGAATATCAACAAACGCTAAAAAAAGAAACTAGCAATCGCTTAAGAGAACTCAGCGCTGCCAAAGTATTGCAAGAAAGACAGCAGGAGCTAGAGAGATTGAAAAAGTTAAACCAAGATAATTTAAAACAAAGTAAGGAAGCACTGAAACGAGCAATTTCAGCTAGAGGGTATACGGTATTCTTGTCAGAGACGACAACTCAGTTCCGTTCAATCGTGAATGATTTAAGGCAGCGAGGTGAATTAACTGCTGGAATTTCCCGAGAATTTGTCAATGAGTTACTGATTCAGCAATGCTGCATTTGTGGTGCCGAACTGCATGAGGGTAGTTCTACCTGTGAAAGCGTGAGAAGCTGGTTAGATAGAGCGGGTTCTTCGGCTGTGGAGGAAACGGCTATCCGTATGAGTGCTCAAGTTGATGAAATTGATAAGCAAGCAGCAGCATTTTGGGAAGAAATTGACACAGAGCAAACGAGGGTTACTCAGTTAAGGCAAGTTATTAACCAAATTGAAACTGAGTTAGATAGTATTCAAGAACGATTGAGAGCAGATCCGAGTGAAGAAATTCGGAACCTGCAAAAGCGGCTAGATGAAATTGAAGCAAAAATTCGAGAGTTGACACTAGAACAGGGAGCCAATCAGCAGCAAATTGCTAATCTAAATGCTGAAATTGAAACCTTGGGTAAACAAATTGCTAAGCAAAAAATGAATGAGGAGAAGCAAGCACTTGCTCAACGACGGATTGTAGCAACCCAAGATGCAATTGAGCGGTTAATTGAAGTGAGATATCGCCAAGAGCGACAGTTTCGCTTGCAGTTGGAAAAGAGAGTAAAAGAAATATTTCGGGAAATTTCATTTACGCCTTATCTACCTAGAATTAGTGAAAAGTATGAGTTAACACTAGTAGAAAATACGGCAGGTTTAGAGGCACCTGTTGCAGCTTCCACTGGAGAGAATCAAATTCTCAGCTTATCCTTTATTGCTAGCATCATTGACAGGGTAAGGGAATGGAGTGAAAGAAAAATGCTGATGGTTCCAGATAGCAGCACGTTCCCGATTGTAATGGATTCGCCATTTGGAAGTTTGGATGAAATTTATCGGCGGCAAATTGCGAAGACGATTCCTAAATTAGCTAATCAGTTAGTGGTTTTAGTTACTAAGACGCAGTGGCGTGGTGAAGTTGCAGCAGAAATGGCAGACAGAATTGGCAGAGAATATGTACTTACTTATTATTCTTCTAAACCAGATTGCGAACAAGATGCAATTGAGTTAGGTGGTACACGCTATCCTTTAGTCAAGCAAAGCCCCAACGAGTTTGAATACACCGAAATTATCGAGGTGGAACGTTATAGTTAG
- a CDS encoding Uma2 family endonuclease — protein MSIETKATLEDLYRVPENGKAEIVNGELVLMSPTGFLPGRAGGEIYVSLREYERRTKSGYALPDNVGFIVNLPNRRSFSPDAAFYTGKPTGGKFLKGAPVFATEVRSENDYGDAAEEAMATKRRDYFAAGTLVVWDVDVLKEEVVRVYRASNPEQPQVYHRGEVAEAEPAVPGWVMAVEALFV, from the coding sequence ATGAGTATAGAAACTAAAGCAACTCTTGAAGATTTGTACCGCGTACCTGAAAATGGCAAAGCGGAGATTGTGAACGGAGAACTGGTGTTGATGTCTCCAACTGGTTTTCTGCCAGGACGTGCAGGGGGTGAAATATATGTAAGTCTGCGCGAGTATGAACGCCGCACTAAGAGCGGGTATGCTTTGCCTGATAATGTTGGTTTTATAGTTAATTTACCGAACCGTCGATCTTTCAGCCCTGATGCCGCATTCTACACGGGTAAACCTACAGGTGGTAAGTTTCTGAAAGGAGCGCCTGTTTTTGCTACTGAAGTGAGAAGTGAAAATGACTACGGTGATGCAGCAGAGGAAGCTATGGCAACCAAACGTCGAGATTACTTTGCTGCTGGTACTTTGGTGGTATGGGATGTAGACGTACTCAAAGAGGAAGTTGTCAGGGTGTATCGTGCCAGTAATCCTGAACAGCCGCAAGTCTATCATCGTGGTGAGGTAGCTGAAGCTGAACCCGCTGTGCCGGGGTGGGTAATGGCAGTGGAGGCTCTTTTTGTTTAG
- a CDS encoding plasmid pRiA4b ORF-3 family protein: MTVNLNRIDSIKDYDEAIEALEEYVGEMVDEFTQSPEGKAYLKAHPEMEEYVGSWIDNLLYFGYAYESVTLPHMTKNHVEVIVTRLFPNKVSLLNPDEADTTIPELISFWQFLKREYKHPNATKILKFLEKIQPKFKGIMNDPSKFGMAKSFFTAGTAAGFDMTNEEGLKAFQEQYNQNIRESTANSPVPPGFGMLLSNVNLQRENPPEATPQPAELQDLLNSLASAIAQNSSPSPESPSDSINNFSQQLRASMWQSVAEELQSLSEEAIALLKQQTITETEPGTILQDFQTLLDFVGNAGIAVSGTQHLLPLKSLADLNQRLSEPIQTDLKRPQQKSYPPINGLYLLLRASGVGQIVSQGKKHLLVLNPELLQSWNSLNPTERYFTLLEAWLIRAHEEMVGERRSSLNEGTKCIQYWPRIPDKGQKIRSYAEQQSLSYWPELHNLALMKLFGLLHVESGKPEAGKGWRVKTVKQLPFGDALMQVIVRAFVEHGMEWGSEENSSVSFGELQPALQPYFPEWQNTLAIPEHEFRSGVYVFKLYFGKIWRRIAISSQMTLADLSSLILESVNFDSDHLDMFTYKNQIGRTVEISHPYADGSPSTTEVCIGDLPLSEGAAMTYVFDFGDWWEFNVQLEKIQSDDSRVNYGAIIESYGAVPPQYPDWDDTDND, translated from the coding sequence ATGACTGTGAATCTCAACCGGATAGATTCCATCAAAGACTATGACGAAGCCATCGAAGCTCTTGAGGAGTATGTTGGAGAAATGGTTGACGAGTTTACTCAATCTCCCGAGGGTAAGGCGTACCTAAAAGCGCATCCCGAAATGGAAGAGTATGTTGGGAGTTGGATCGACAACCTGCTCTACTTTGGCTATGCCTATGAATCTGTCACCCTGCCTCACATGACAAAGAATCATGTAGAGGTGATTGTCACTAGGCTATTTCCGAATAAGGTCTCTTTGCTCAATCCAGATGAGGCAGATACCACAATCCCTGAACTGATTTCATTCTGGCAATTTCTGAAGCGAGAGTACAAACATCCAAACGCTACCAAAATCCTCAAATTCCTTGAGAAAATTCAGCCCAAATTCAAGGGAATTATGAATGATCCAAGTAAGTTTGGGATGGCAAAGTCGTTCTTCACGGCAGGCACGGCAGCAGGCTTTGATATGACAAACGAGGAAGGGCTAAAGGCATTCCAAGAGCAGTATAACCAGAACATTCGAGAATCGACAGCTAACTCCCCCGTTCCACCGGGCTTTGGGATGTTGCTAAGCAATGTTAATTTACAACGCGAGAATCCGCCTGAAGCTACACCGCAGCCAGCGGAGTTACAAGATCTCCTAAACAGCCTAGCAAGTGCGATCGCCCAAAATTCCTCACCGTCGCCGGAGTCACCCAGTGATTCAATTAACAACTTTAGTCAGCAACTTCGAGCTAGTATGTGGCAGTCGGTTGCGGAGGAATTGCAGTCCTTGTCAGAGGAAGCGATCGCTCTCCTAAAGCAACAGACCATTACAGAAACAGAACCAGGAACGATTCTGCAAGATTTCCAAACTCTACTGGATTTTGTGGGTAACGCAGGAATAGCCGTCAGTGGAACGCAACACCTCCTTCCCTTGAAGTCTTTGGCAGATCTAAACCAACGCCTGAGTGAACCAATCCAGACTGATCTCAAGCGTCCTCAACAAAAGTCCTATCCACCCATTAATGGTCTTTATCTCCTCTTACGCGCTTCAGGGGTGGGACAAATTGTTAGCCAAGGCAAAAAGCATTTGCTGGTGCTCAATCCGGAGTTGCTGCAATCTTGGAATAGCCTCAATCCAACAGAACGCTACTTCACACTGTTGGAAGCCTGGTTAATTCGAGCGCACGAAGAGATGGTTGGAGAAAGAAGAAGTTCTTTGAATGAGGGAACTAAATGCATTCAGTATTGGCCCCGGATTCCTGATAAAGGTCAGAAAATCCGCAGCTATGCCGAACAACAATCGTTGAGCTACTGGCCAGAATTGCACAATCTTGCTCTAATGAAATTGTTTGGGCTGCTTCACGTAGAATCTGGCAAACCTGAAGCAGGCAAAGGTTGGCGGGTAAAAACAGTGAAGCAGTTGCCGTTCGGTGATGCGTTAATGCAAGTGATTGTTCGCGCCTTTGTAGAACACGGCATGGAGTGGGGGTCTGAGGAGAATTCATCCGTTTCCTTTGGAGAACTTCAGCCAGCACTACAACCCTACTTTCCAGAGTGGCAGAACACCTTGGCAATACCAGAGCATGAGTTTCGCTCAGGAGTGTATGTCTTTAAGTTATATTTCGGCAAAATCTGGCGGCGAATTGCCATTTCTAGCCAAATGACTCTAGCAGATCTCAGTAGCCTGATTCTGGAGTCAGTCAATTTCGACTCCGATCACCTGGATATGTTTACCTACAAAAATCAGATCGGTCGCACCGTCGAAATTTCTCATCCCTATGCCGATGGTTCTCCCTCCACTACCGAAGTCTGCATTGGCGATCTACCCTTAAGTGAGGGAGCTGCCATGACCTACGTCTTTGACTTTGGAGATTGGTGGGAATTCAATGTGCAGTTAGAGAAAATCCAAAGCGATGATTCCCGAGTCAACTATGGGGCTATCATCGAAAGCTACGGTGCAGTTCCTCCCCAATACCCCGACTGGGACGACACAGATAATGATTAA